One genomic region from Cataglyphis hispanica isolate Lineage 1 chromosome 11, ULB_Chis1_1.0, whole genome shotgun sequence encodes:
- the LOC126852809 gene encoding chromodomain-helicase-DNA-binding protein Mi-2 homolog isoform X6, whose translation MASDEEVDENYAGEDDMEETGGQISNVGQQVDGSSDAEESQRLEEDDDYEPEERKKKKGKKRKARSEDKKGKKKKKKKKSDSGDESDFGGGEAGDAAGEDSDYAVNRKSRKSSSRKSSSHSAPTTQSQEPTTGMPTIEEVCNTFGLTDVQIEYSDADFQNLTTYKLFQQHVRPLLAKENPKVPMSKLMMLVAAKWRDFSELNPHTQPDADVSSTNIDDDSRNARANRSGAMQEAEDEEEDDEDSDRKKKSRSSRAKKGKKASKVPTLKIKLGKRKRGSSVCDEEAEGSAAGSAADSDMEFEQMLADAEEPSGADGNKGNVDESGVEPPAEPPVRRKAKTKIGNKTKKKKKTKTTSKFPDGEEGLQTDHQDYCEVCQQGGEIILCDTCPRAYHLVCLEPELEETPEGKWSCAHCEGEGIAGAAEDDDEHMEFCRVCKDGGELLCCDSCTSAYHTHCLNPPLSEIPDGDWKCPRCSCPPLRGRVAKILTWRWKECSDTPSEEPSTSKAAPKQRKMREFFVKWADMSYWHCDWITELQLDVFHPLMYRNYYRKYDMDEPPKLEEPLDESDSRVKRLKEQDGATNRDDYNLEERFYRYGVRPEWLVVHRVINHRLQRDGRATYLVKWRELGYDQATWEDEHEDIPGLKQAIEYYLDLRAANCCDVNSSRKGKKGKGKKSKTRELIDDEERTPKRYTPPPDKPTTDLKKKYERQPEYLDQTGMQLHPYQLEGLNWLRYSWGQGIDTILADEMGLGKTIQTITFLYSLYKEGHCKGPFLVSVPLSTIINWEREFETWAPDFYCVTYVGDKDSRIVIRENELSFEEGAVRSGRASKIRSSSIKFNVLLTSYELISIDSACLGSIDWAVLVVDEAHRLKSNQSKFFRLLASYNIAYKLLLTGTPLQNNLEELFHLLNFLCRDKFNDLAAFQNEFADISKEEQVKKLHEMLGPHMLRRLKADVLKNMPSKSEFIVRVELSPMQKKYYKYILTRNFEALNPKGGGQQVSLLNIMMDLKKCCNHPYLFPAASQEAPTGPNGSYETSALIKAAGKLVLLSKMLKKLRDDGHRVLIFSQMTKMLDILEDYLEGEGYKYERIDGNITGSQRQEAIDRFNAPGAQQFVFLLSTRAGGLGINLATADTVIIYDSDWNPHNDIQAFSRAHRIGQANKVMIYRFVTRNSVEERVTQVAKRKMMLTHLVVRPGMGGKGANFSKQELDDILRFGTEELFKEEEGKEDEAIHYDDKAVAELLDRSKEGIEQKENWANEYLSSFKVASYVTKEGETEEEADTEIIKQEAENTDPAYWIKLLRHHYEQQQEDIARTLGKGKRVRKQVNYTDGGVTGDQGARDDQPWQENLSDYNSDFSAPSDDDKEDDDFDEKGDGDLLSRRSRRRLERRDEKDRPLPPLLARVNGNIEVLGFNARQRKAFLNAIMRYGMPPQDAFNSQWLVRDLRGKSEKNFKAYVSLFMRHLCEPGADNAETFADGVPREGLSRQHVLTRIGVMSLIRKKVQEFEHINGYYSMPEMIRKPVEPVKVEGVGDATTGTSSTSATPATSNAPSPSPAATPTPTSISGTSNEINKTNSDSSETKECRDESKDKEGSDMKDSKEDLKKEDDETNSEKDKEKEDAKKDEKDTETDITEKEKDKSDTKEEKTKHDDKMENSENKMKSEPEEDVVIVKDDEEEVEKKEEKDKEKDVKDCDPDMVKPKRKFMFNIADGGFTELHTLWLNEEKAAVPGREYDIWHRRHDYWLLAGIVTHGYGRWQDIQNDIRFAIINEPFKMDMGKGNFLEIKNKFLARRFKLLEQALVIEEQLRRAAYLNLTQDPNHPAMSLNARFAEVECLAESHQHLSKESLAGNKPANAVLHKVLNQLEELLSDMKSDVSRLPATLARIPPVAQRLQMSERSILSRLAATAPGGSTSQTGQAALLAQQFPAGFSGGQLPATFAGAANFGNFRPQYSVPGQPPQGFTGS comes from the exons ATGGCGTCGGACGAGGAGGTGGACGAAAACTACGCAG gaGAGGATGACATGGAAGAGACTGGAGGGCAAATATCGAATGTTGGTCAGCAAGTAGATGGTTCATCTGATGCTGAAGAATCTCAAAGATta GAAGAAGATGACGATTATGAACCAGAAGagcgaaaaaagaagaagggaAAAAAGCGGAAAGCACGTAGCGAAGATAAgaagggaaagaaaaagaagaaaaagaaaaaatccgaTTCTGGGGat gaaAGCGATTTCGGAGGCGGTGAAGCAGGTGATGCGGCTGGCGAGGATAGCGACTATGCGGTTAACAGAAAAAGCAGAAAATCATCGTCTAGAAAATCCTCCAGTCATAGCGCACCGACCACTCAGAGCCAAGAACCGACAACAGGCATGCCCACAATCGAAGAAGTGTGCAACACATTTGGCTTAACAGATGTACAAATTGAATATTCTGATGCTGATTTCCAAAACTTGACAACATACAAGCTGTTCCAACAACATGTTAGACCACTTTTAGCAAAAGAAAATCCAAAA GTTCCAATGTCGAAACTTATGATGTTGGTGGCTGCAAAGTGGCGCGATTTCTCTGAATTAAATCCACATACACAACCAGATGCGGATGTCTCATCAACAAATATTGACGATGATAGTAGAAATGCTAGAGCGAATCGAAGTGGTGCTATGCAAGAAGCCGAGGACGAAGAAGAAGACGACGAGGATAGCGATAGGAAGAAAAAGTCTCGCAGCTCGAGAGCAAAAAAAGGCAAAAAAGCATCGAAAGTTCCGACGCTTAAGATTAAGCTTGGAAAACGTAAAAGAGGAAGCTCAGTATGT GACGAGGAAGCGGAAGGTAGTGCAGCAGGCTCTGCGGCAGATTCTGATATGGAATTTGAGCAAATGTTGGCCGATGCGGAAGAGCCTTCTGGTGCCGATGGCAACAAAGGCAACGTCGATGAGAGCGGTGTTGAACCGCCGGCCGAGCCACCGGTTCGCAGAAAGGCGAAAACTAAAATCGGCAATAAAaccaagaaaaagaaaaaaacgaaaacTACTTCCAAATTTCCGGATGGAGAGGAAGGTCTCCAG ACTGACCATCAGGATTACTGTGAAGTATGTCAACAAGGGGgagaaattatattgtgcGACACATGTCCCAGAGCGTATCATTTAGTATGCCTAGAGCCTGAATTGGAAGAAACACCTGAAGGGAAATGGAGTTGTGCTCATTGCGAAGGAGAAGGTATTGCAG gtGCAGCAGAAGATGATGATGAACATATGGAGTTCTGTAGAGTATGCAAAGATGGTGGAGAATTATTGTGTTGCGACAGTTGTACAAGTGCATATCACACACATTGCCTGAATCCTCCTTTATCAGAGATTCCTGATGGTGATTGGAAATGCCCTAGATGTTCTTGCCCACCACTAAGAGGGAGAG tggcaaaaatattaacttggAGATGGAAAGAATGCTCGGACACGCCATCGGAGGAACCTTCTACAAGCAAAGCTGCGCCTAAGCAAAGAAAAATGCGCGAATTCTTCGTCAAATGGGCGGATATGTCCTACTGGCACTGCGACTGGATAACAGAATTGCAGCTTGATGTTTTTCATCCACTTATGTATAG aaattattatcgtaaatACGACATGGACGAACCGCCAAAGTTGGAGGAACCATTGGATGAGAGCGATTCACGCGTGAAGCGTTTGAAAGAACAGGATGGGGCTACCAACAGGGACGATTACAATTTGGAGGAACGTTTTTATCGTTATGGTGTACGTCCAGAATGGCTGGTGGTTCACAGAGTGATTAATCATCGATTACAAAGAGATGGCAGGGCGACGTATCTCGTGAAGTGGAGAGAACTCGGTTATGATCAGGCGACGTGGGAAGATGAACACGAGGACATCCCTGGCTTGAAACAGGCGATAGAATATTATCTAGACTTGAGAGCTGCAAACTGTTGCGATGTTAATTCATCACGTAAAGGAAAAAAGG GTAAAGGAAAGAAATCGAAAACGCGCGAGCTAATTGATGACGAGGAAAGGACTCCAAAACGATACACACCACCACCAGATAAGCCTACAACTGATCTCAAGAAGAAATATGAGAGACAGCCAGAATATTTGGATCAAACTGGAATGCAATTGCATCCCTATCAATTAGAG GGCTTAAACTGGTTGAGATATTCATGGGGCCAGGGCATAGATACAATCTTGGCCGACGAAATGGGTCTGGGAAAAACTATTCAGACTATAACATTCTTGTATTCCTTATATAAGGAAGGCCACTGTAAAGGGCCCTTTCTGGTCTCTGTTCCCTTGTCGACTATCATTAATTGGGAACGTGAATTTGAGACTTGGGCACCTGACTTTTATTGTGTCACTTATGTTG gaGACAAAGATAGTCGTATCGTGATTCGGGAAAATGAATTGTCATTTGAAGAAGGCGCTGTGCGTAGCGGACGCGCTTCCAAAATCCGGTCATCATCAATCAAGTTTAATGTTTTACTTACTAGCTATGAACTTATTTCTATAGATTCGGCATGTTTAGGCTCAATTGATTGGGCAGTTTTAGTCGTGGACGAAGCTCACAGATTGAAATCTAATCAATCCAAGTTCTTCAGATTACTAGCttcttataatattgcatataaactTTTACTAACCGGTACACCACTGCAGAATAATTTGGAGGAATTGTTCCACTTGTTAAATTTCTTATGCCGCGACAAATTCAATGATCTAGCGGCGTTCCAAAACGAATTTGCTGATATATCGAAAGAAGAACAAGTCAAAAAGCTACATGAGATGCTTGGTCCACATATGTTAAGGAGATTAAAAGCTGATGTACTGAAG AATATGCCTAGCAAATCTGAGTTTATTGTACGTGTCGAATTATCACCAATGCAAAAGAAAtactacaaatacatattaacaAGAAACTTTGAAGCTCTGAATCCAAAAGGAGGTGGTCAACAAGTATCATTACTAAATATAATGATGGATCTCAAGAAATGCTGTAATCATCCGTACTTGTTCCCCGCCGCATCGCAAGAAGCACCGACTGGACCGAATGGAAGTTATGAAACATCTGCATTGATTAAAGCGGCTGGCAAATTGGTTTTATTGAGCAAAATGCTCAAGAAATTGCGAGATGATGGACATCGAgttcttatattttctcaaatgaCCAAGATGTTAGATATTCTTGAGGATTATTTGGAAGGTGAAGGATACAAATACGAAAGAATAGATGGTAATATAACGGGTTCGCAACGTCAAGAGGCTATCGATAGATTTAACGCTCCTG GTGCGCAGCAATTTGTCTTCTTGCTATCCACGCGTGCTGGTGGTTTAGGTATCAATTTAGCGACAGCTGATACTGtgattatttatgattctGATTGGAATCCGCACAATGACATCCAAGCATTTAGTAGAGCTCACAGGATAGGCCAAGCCAACAAAGTTATGATCTATAGATTCGTCACACGTAACTCTGTGGAAGAAAGGGTAACACAAGTAGCCAAGCGCAAAATGATGCTCACTCATTTAGTCGTACGACCGGGCATGGGCGGCAAAGGCGCCAACTTTAGTAAACAGGAACTTGACGATATCTTACGTTTTG GTACGGAAGAATTGttcaaagaagaagaaggcaAGGAGGACGAAGCTATACATTACGATGACAAAGCTGTTGCTGAATTGTTAGATAGAAGCAAGGAAGGCATTGAACAGAAAGAGAATTGGGCCAATGAGTACTTAAGTTCTTTCAAAGTTGCCTCATATGTGACGAAGGAAGGTGAGACAGAGGAAGAAGCGGATACtgagataataaaacaagaagCGGAGAATACAGATCCAGCATATTGGATTAAACTGCTTAGACATCATTACGAACAACAACAGGAGGATATCGCTAGAACACTTGGAAAAG GCAAACGAGTACGAAAACAAGTTAATTATACCGACGGTGGTGTAACTGGTGATCAAGGCGCCAGAGATGACCAACCATGGCAAGAAAATCTATCAGATTATAATAGTGACTTTAGTGCGCCCAGCGACGACGATAAAGAGGATGACGATTTTGATGAGAAAGGAGACGGAGATTTATTGTCTCGTAGAAGTAGACGAAGATTGGAGAGACGCGACGAAAAGGACAGACCTTTACCACCTCTACTTGCCAGAGTAAATGGAAATATCGAA gTATTAGGTTTTAACGCTAGACAACGGAAAGCATTCCTCAATGCAATTATGCGCTATGGAATGCCACCACAGGATGCTTTCAATTCTCAATG GTTGGTACGCGACTTGCGTGGTAAATCTGAGAAGAATTTCAAAGCCTATGTTTCGCTTTTTATGCGACATCTTTGCGAACCAGGTGCCGATAATGCGGAAACATTTGCTGACGGTGTTCCGAGAGAGGGTCTTAGTCGACAGCATGTACTAACAAGAATCGGCGTGATGTCCTTGATTAGAAAGAAG GTTCAAGAATTTGAACACATCAACGGCTATTATTCGATGCCGGAAATGATACGCAAACCAGTGGAACCTGTAAAAGTGGAAGGAGTCGGAGATGCAACGACTGGTACTAGTAGTACCAGTGCTACACCGGCTACCTCAAATGCCCCTAGTCCTAGCCCTGCTGCTACGCCTACCCCTACTTCAATCTCTGGTACGAGCAACGAAATTAACAAAACAAATTCCGATTCTTCGGAAACTAAAGAATGTCGAGATGAATCCAAGGATAAAGAG GGTAGCGATATGAAAGATTCGAAGGAAGACCTGAAGAAAGAAGATGATGAAACGAACTCCGAGAAAGATAAGGAAAAGGAAGATGCTAAAAAGGATGAAAAGGATACTGAAACGGATATCACAGAAAAGGAGAAGGATAAGTCTGAcacgaaagaggaaaagacAAAGCACGATGATAAGATGGAGAacagtgaaaataaaatgaaatcggAACCGGAAGAAGATGTCGTTATTGTCAAGGACGACGAGGAGGAAGTTGAGAAGAAAGAG gagaaagataaagaaaaagatgtaaaGGACTGTGATCCAGATATGGTAAAGCCTAAGCGTAagtttatgtttaatatagcTGACGGTGGATTTACGGAATTACATACACTTTGGTTAAATGAAGAGAAAGCCGCTGTGCCGGGCCGCGAATATGATATCTGGCATCGCCGACACGATTATTGGCTTCTAGCTGGTATCGTCACTCATGGTTACGGGCGCTGGCAAGATATACAAAACGATATTcg ATTTGCAATTATCAATGAGCCATTTAAGATGGACATGGGAAAAGGCAActttttggaaataaaaaataaatttttagcaaGGCGTTTTAAACTATTAGAACAAGCGTTAGTAATAGAAGAGCAGTTGAGGCGAGCCGCTTATCTGAATCTTACGCAAGATCCTAATCATCCTGCCATGAGTCTTAATGCGCGTTTTGCTGAAGTCGAATGTCTTGCCGAATCCCATCAACATCTTAGCAAAGAGAGCCTTGCTGGTAATAAACCGGCAAATGCTGTGCTGCATAAG GTGTTAAATCAGTTAGAAGAATTGCTTTCCGACATGAAATCGGATGTTAGCCGTTTGCCGGCGACATTGGCTCGCATTCCACCAGTTGCTCAGAGACTCCAGATGTCTGAGAGATCTATATTGAGTCGATTAGCGGCAACGGCACCTGGCGGTAGCACTTCTCAGACGGGCCAAGCCGCATTGCTGGCGCAACAATTCCCGGCCGGTTTCTCCGGAGGACAGTTGCCGGCCACTTTTGCGGGTGCAGCTAATTTCGGAAACTTCCGACCACAATACTCAGTACCCGGGCAACCACCGCAAGGATTTACAGgttcgtaa